AGTAGAAACATAGAGATCCAAGCAGACTCGATGATGTTTCTTACACTAGAATAACTTCTTAATAGGGCACTCTTGTAACAAACAAAAACTAGTTCAACTCAGGAATGCCCACAAAACTACATAATGACATGCCATACCAGTAACTGAGCCGAAATCAGAATATATATTCCAAGCGCACAAAAGAACAATATTCATCAGATATTGGAACTGACATTTCGACTCCTTTTCCATGATGAAGCTACATACATGGTATGTAAGAGAGAGGCAGGATGGCATATACATTCCTAAAATTATTAACCTTGAGATGTTATTGAAGCTAATCATGGTAATAGCTACCAATGGGGCATGGTCTGTAGGTTTTATTGAAGAGAGCGACAGCACTCTGGTACCTACTGTGGCCTCCTCCTCGTTCTTCTTGTGACTGTGGACTCCGAAGGCCTTGCACGCCTACTTGACCCAGGCTCCCCCACTATAACAGCTGTGGTGCTAGAATTCGACAGTTGCTCCACAGATGATGACTGCTGAGGAGCTGCAGGAGCCACAGGTGCAGTATTGTTGGCATTAGAAGGTGGCAATGGTATCTGATTGCTGCTCTCAGAGGCAACATTGCCCATATGCAGCATTATTGCAGTTGCAGGTACGGAAGATGATGCATTGTTATCTTGCCTTTGCTGTCTCCGAGCCCTAGCCCTTTGCCGGCCTGCAGGAACCACAGTCATCTCGATACCCGTTGGGCTTGGGAGGCCTCTCACTATGCCCTGGTTTTCTATCAACTGCCTCACCACCGTTGCAATTCCTCTTGTGTCTGTCATTTGCAGCTGCTGCCTCAGGCTCTCCCTTCTGTTTGCTCGCGGCCTGGGTGGCATATCAAGGTTGGCAGAATCCCCTTCTTCACCGCCTCTTCCATAAATTGGAGTGACATTCACTTCGAGCACCTCACCCTTGCAGACAGGACACTCAGAGTTGGCTGAATGTGCATGAAGCCACTGGTACAAGCACGGCCAGCAGAAGAGGTGACCGCAAGGTGTAACCACGGGCTGTTTAGCCGGGTCAAGACAGATATTGCACTCAAAGCTGGAGCTACACTCACAGCAACCATCTTTCTTAGCAGCACCCTTTCCACCCACCTTCTTGTCGCTATCCATCTTCTGCCGCCTTGCTGCTTCTAAAGAGTTATGGGTACGTTGGATTGCCCAGACCAGCCTATCGGCGTCCGGACTAGCTGCCCGTTGGCTGCGGTTCACTGATCCTGGCCTCACAATGCTGTGCTGCTGGCTAATCTGGATCACCCTTTGAAAGCGGAGCTCCGGAGTCCCTTCTTCAATTGCAGATGCCCCTCGAAGGGACTGACGCAGTGTGCTTGTGTTAACCATCTCCATTCTACTACCAGGCTGCACAAACCTTTCCACCCATGGTGTAAAGCCATCCCCTTCCAACCCAGAGGCAGCCACCAGTGGCTGTGAGACATTGGCATCATCCACTGGTGCCAGTTCAGGAGCATCAGTGTCCTCTTCACCATCGGTGCTGTGGCCATCAAGCCAGGCATAAACAATGGGATCAAGCATTGGCTGCTCCTCCGGCGTAGAGAGTGCATTTGACGGCGAGTAGGCCGCTGCCCGTGCGAGCGATTCCTCAGGCTCGCCAGTTCTTGGGGCATCCGGTGTAGGAACGGTCGAGTTGGGAATCAGCAACGGGCAATCAAGCGTAGCGTCGAGCCGGCCCGGAGGCCGCGGCAATGGAGGGAGGCCAAGGTACAAGTTTAGATCCAtgcgcctcctgctccggctgCCCTCCGCAGCCTCCTCGCCCGCCATTCCTGTGCAAACACAGAAGCCGCTTGCTCTCCGTAGATTAATAAAAAAACTTACACATTCTCAGGGCATCCGGAGAGTGTGAAGGGTCCTAGGTCCTTAAGGTCGACCTCATACATAGCAGGGCAGGTCCTGCTTGAGACCCGGCCTCAAGGAATAAAAGCGCCGTCCGCTGGCCCCTGCCTCGTCCACGCAGTGACAGCCGATCCAAAGGACCTGGCTCCGGTCGCCCGTGAACCCGCTCCCCGGCGAGATTAGCACCAGAACGGCGCGAGCGGACGGTGGAAGGGGAGGC
This portion of the Setaria viridis chromosome 7, Setaria_viridis_v4.0, whole genome shotgun sequence genome encodes:
- the LOC117863582 gene encoding uncharacterized protein, with the protein product MAGEEAAEGSRSRRRMDLNLYLGLPPLPRPPGRLDATLDCPLLIPNSTVPTPDAPRTGEPEESLARAAAYSPSNALSTPEEQPMLDPIVYAWLDGHSTDGEEDTDAPELAPVDDANVSQPLVAASGLEGDGFTPWVERFVQPGSRMEMVNTSTLRQSLRGASAIEEGTPELRFQRVIQISQQHSIVRPGSVNRSQRAASPDADRLVWAIQRTHNSLEAARRQKMDSDKKVGGKGAAKKDGCCECSSSFECNICLDPAKQPVVTPCGHLFCWPCLYQWLHAHSANSECPVCKGEVLEVNVTPIYGRGGEEGDSANLDMPPRPRANRRESLRQQLQMTDTRGIATVVRQLIENQGIVRGLPSPTGIEMTVVPAGRQRARARRQQRQDNNASSSVPATAIMLHMGNVASESSNQIPLPPSNANNTAPVAPAAPQQSSSVEQLSNSSTTAVIVGEPGSSRRARPSESTVTRRTRRRPQ